Proteins co-encoded in one Chitinophagales bacterium genomic window:
- the surE gene encoding 5'/3'-nucleotidase SurE: MFDKERIILVTNDDGITAGGIRALIEVAKEFGKVVVVAPDSPQSAMGHAITITKPLRLKQVDIFEGVEAYACSGTPVDCVKLATDKVLHRKPDLCVSGINHGSNSSINIIYSGTLSAAMEASLENINAIGFSFLDYRSDANMEVTKKYVRIIIDQVLTNGLLDHQLLNVNIPNLPEKQIKGIKICRQAKANWSEEFDERIDPQGRKYYWLSGKFTNEDAGDDTDEYALEEGYVSVVPVQHDLTAYNGIAFLKENWEGID, from the coding sequence ATGTTTGACAAAGAGCGAATTATATTGGTAACGAATGATGACGGCATTACGGCGGGAGGTATTAGGGCATTGATTGAAGTGGCGAAAGAGTTTGGAAAGGTCGTAGTTGTTGCACCTGATAGCCCTCAATCTGCAATGGGTCACGCAATCACAATCACCAAACCCCTGCGATTGAAGCAAGTAGATATTTTTGAAGGAGTAGAAGCTTATGCTTGTTCGGGAACGCCTGTGGATTGTGTGAAATTGGCAACGGATAAAGTGCTGCACCGAAAACCTGACTTGTGTGTATCGGGTATCAATCACGGTTCCAATTCTTCTATCAACATCATTTATTCGGGAACACTTTCGGCTGCAATGGAGGCTTCGCTGGAAAACATCAATGCGATTGGCTTTTCTTTTTTGGATTACCGATCGGATGCCAACATGGAGGTTACCAAAAAATATGTACGCATCATCATTGACCAAGTTTTGACCAATGGTTTGTTGGACCATCAACTACTGAATGTAAACATTCCTAATCTACCCGAGAAGCAAATAAAAGGCATCAAAATTTGTCGGCAAGCAAAGGCAAATTGGAGTGAGGAATTTGACGAACGCATTGATCCACAAGGCAGAAAATACTATTGGCTGTCGGGAAAATTCACCAACGAAGACGCAGGAGACGATACGGATGAATATGCGCTGGAAGAAGGATATGTGTCGGTTGTGCCTGTTCAACACGATTTGACGGCCTACAATGGCATTGCCTTTTTGAAGGAGAATTGGGAGGGGATTGATTAA